One Salvia miltiorrhiza cultivar Shanhuang (shh) chromosome 6, IMPLAD_Smil_shh, whole genome shotgun sequence genomic window, TCTTAATAAATGACCATTTTTTTAGGAATTCTGAACAGAATTTTACACTTCTAAAATTCCAAAGACGGATCAATTGAAGGGGGAGAGATTTACATTACAGACAGGTGCTATGTCAGAGAGTAGTTCCCCCACAGATTTTGTAGATGAAATGCTACGAGGTGCAGCAGAAGAACTAGGTGCATCAGCACTTACATTGCGAAGCCCAGCTATTATCTCATATAAAATATTctgaaaatgaaaatagttaCAATCAGCACATACAAAGCAAAGTATACAAGTACGTGCTATTACCAAGTTGTATACTAGTATTACAGATTCATTTCAGGATATTTAATCTAAAGCGTGAGTAAATGTGGAAGCATGAAATCACGAACTGAAAATTTGATATAGTTCAGAGGACGAAGGTGATTCAATCGACCTGTGGAAGGGCTTTAACACAACTCCGATATGTATAAAGCACTGAATCCATTTCCTTGCCTTCTCGGACAAGCAAATTCTGCAACCATTGGCAAAAGTTATTCAATTGATAATCATGGAAAGCCAATTACAGATATCTGATTCAGCCAAACTACAAACTACCACACAGAAATTAAAAGGAACTTGAAGCTAATTTCAGTAACAAAGAATAAAGGATGCTAAAAACAAAGCAGCAATGCAGGGAAAGTATACAACGCAATATTGTTCTAACTTCTAAGTTCTAATGTAATTTCAGTAATGAAATTTCTGAAAAAGCCACCCAATATACTGAAATAAAAGAAGAGAATTTACTTGGCAGCGGCGGAATCCGACGGCGGCGGCAGAGGGCTTGGCAGCGGTGGAATTCGACGGCGGCAGCAGAAGGCTTGGCAGCGGCGGCTGCAGCAGCCTAGGTCGCATTCGATGGCGGTTGGAGGAGGATGGAGAGAAATCGCTAAAATTAACCTCCAATCGATGGGAATCGGCAGCGAAGGCTAGGCGCAGCAATCGGCGGTGACGCACGGGAATCCGGCGGCCAGGTGCGGCAGTGGAGCGACGACGATGCTGGACGGCGGAGATTCTGATGGATGGGTGGTGCAACGGCGGAGACGTTGTGAGCGGCGCGGCAAGAGCTAGGGCAGAATGTTCAAGTTTTGGGTTTGAGCAGGGCACGactcaattaaaaaattattgaatcTGACGACAAGCTTGGTATCACGTCGTCTATATATCGAGCAATACACAACATCAGGCAATACACGTCGTCTACTAAAGGTATAGACGACGAGTTTCGGAACCGTGTCGTCTATATAGGGCGCTCATAGACGACGCGCTTGACTTCGTCGTCTATAACACAATAGACGACAATTTTCaggcatgttgtctattagcgccCTATATAGATGACGTGCCTCAAGATGTCTGTTGTCTATTGAGAAATAGACAACATGTTTTCCATGTTTGTCGTCTATTTTCTGTAGTCTATGTCCATAATTCTTGTAGtgctagcatctaccggacaaatcatgttttacttacttacaatcgtgttgcaacaaaactcttaattctttgcacaatcaagaaacacatattaagagtaaaacaagaataaccaccattcatttataaacccgaaattcgcatcgaaaaccatctactcttccacaaattcataaaaattagcaagattcgagaccaaaaactaagcatagaaagactaatcttgcccaattgaaaatataatcataataaaacacacccccccacacttaaagcatgccatgtcctcagggcacaaaagaaataagaatagaggagaaaacgtccctgattattggcatggggaaactgaagcatcgtgagaggcaGTGAAGAGTGGAGTTTATGGTCGATGCAGAGTAGAAAGTGGCCACGCTGAAtcaggtcagcgctggcagagcagcgcggaaAAGTATAGCGCTGTCAGAGTAGCGCGGAGAAGTATAGCGCTGGCAGAGCAGTGTGGAGAAGTGGCAGCAGCGCTGGCGGCATATCgagaattgcagcgctgaaaacaagacatgcacaccaagcatcatagtatccgcaaagcaaccgaaacttaggaaaaacacaaaacaaacaacgaaaaacaagaaaagaacaagaaaaacaaaacaagaaaaatataaacaaaccaacggtgggttgcctcccaccaagcgctagagttaatgtctccagcccgacttcagagctAAATTTTAGCTAGGGTTGTgtagagcttgagactccacctccataggcgagctctggtgctcgtagtacggcttcactcgatggccattcactcggaAACTCTCCTTTGTGTGCTCGTTCAATAGCTCTACCGCACCATGCTCGAACACCTCCTTGAGTAAAAATGAACCACTCCATCGAGATTTCAGCTTACCCGGGAACAACttcagtcgagaattgaacaagagtACCTTCATCCCGGGGCAAAGCTTCTTATGGCAGATACGGCGGTCatggagtcgcttcactttgtccttgtaaattctcgcattctcatacgcctcattgcgtagctcatctaatTCCTCCATTTGCAGCGTGCGCTGCTTTATAGCAGAATCCAAGTCATAGCTGGCCgccttgatcgcccaataagccttgtgctcaatctccaccGGTAGATGGCAGGCTttgccatagacgagacggtacggactcatcccaagcacgcccttgaaggcagttctgtacgcccagagagcatcattcaactttgcggaccaaTCCTTGCGTGAGGGTtgcaccgttttctccaaaattcccttgatttgccggttgctcgtctcggcttgtccagaggtctgtgggtggtatggtgttgcaactttatgcgtgatcccattcttcttcatgagctttgcaaacaacttgttgcagaagtgcttgccttcatcgctaatgatagctctaggaaatccgaatctagaaagaatgttctcttgcacaaacttaagcaccacattagcatcacaagTCCGCGTGGGGATAacctcaacccatttggacacgtaatctacaacaagtaaaatatattgaaacccatgcgaagtaggaaatggccccatgaaatcaatgccccacacatcgaaaatttcgacaattaatatgctttggaggggcatctcattcctgcggctGATATTCCCTACTCTCTGGCACCGATCGCAAGCAAGAGTGAaagtgtgtgcatctttgaaaatggaaggccaaaacaaacctgattgcagaattttatgtgctgttttctgccccccaaagtgtccaccacaatgatcttcatggcacattttcaacacttgttgttgctcctctgccggcacacaccgtcgaatgacatcatcctttccaagcttgaagaggtgaggaatctcccaatagtagtgcctgcactgagctaaaaatctctttctctcctgcaAGGTTATCTCAGgtcgtagaataccacaaactaagtaattgacgATATCTGCATACCAGAGCTCGGCGCTCGCAGCGCTACACTGAGCAGCGCTGAGTTCGGCAAGGCTGGCAGAGGTGATCTCGGCAGAGCTGCACTTATCaaaggttaatgcatatgtatgctcaaaagggaaagattcagggatgcaattaagactcgactctatcagatttttatccaagcgggaaaggtggtcagctacatgattctcgctccctttcctatccctgatatctacatcaaactcttgcaacagTAGGACCCAATGGattagacgagctttagcttgaggtttagtcatcaaatatcgaAGCGCAAcatggtcactatggacaatgaccttagacccaatgatgtatgctcgaaatttatctaaggcaaagaccacaacaaacatctctttttcagtagtggtgtaatttacttgtgcactattcagagttaaactagcatagtaaatcacacgtaacatcttatccacacgctgacctagcaccgctcctacagcagagttagacgcatcacacatgatctcaaagggtaatgaccaatcaggcgcaatcacaaccggggcagagctcaacttaagttttaatgtttcaaaggcatgcatgcaagaatcatcaaaattaaaaggaacgtcctgagctagcagtttgcatagaggttggctaattttagagaaatctttaatgaaacgccggtaaaaccggcgtgacctaagaaactcctaattcccttgacatcaatagggggcggcaacttttggattacctccaccttagctctgtctacctctagtccatgcttagacaccacatgacccaagacaataccGTGTGTAACCataaaatgactcttttcccaactcaaggttaggccactttcaatacacctttgcaacactacatcaatcctagtcaaacaatcatgaaaggactgcccaaaaatccaaaaaatcatccataaaaacctccacgaatttaccaatcatgtcagaaaatatggacatcatgcatcgttgaaacatcccgggtgcattgcacaatccgaacggcatcctcttccatgcaaatgtcccaaaataGGGTGGTCAAGGCAgttttgacttgatcttccagcgcgattgcgatttggtagtaACCTGACAAGccatctagaaaacaataaaaatcatgccctgctaagcgatctaacatttgatcaacgaaaggaagaggaaaagtgatcctttttggtgacggcattgagtttcctataGTCAACGCACATTCGCCATCCTGTGGTAGGACGCGTcggcaccaactccatcttgtcattgcgcacaaccgtcattcctcctttctttggcacgacatgcacggggctcacccactcactatcggcgaccGAGTAGATAATCCTCTTCGGCAAGTAGCTTAAGGATCTCCttgcgcacaacctccatcaACATAGGGTTCAAGCGTAGCTGGGCATCTCGCTTGGGTGTAGCTCCCCCCTCTAGGTTAatcctgtgcatgcatgtggctggactaatgccacgtatATCTCCTAGGCTCCATCCCAGTGCTGCTTTGTTTCTCCTCAAAACTTCGATCAGCGCTGCTTCTTGCTTTAGAGTCAGAGTAGCCGAGATGATAACTGGCTTCTCCTCGCCTTCTTCGAGAAAAACATACTTGAGATTGGCAGGGAGTTCCTTCAGTTCCAGCGCTGACCTCTTGGTTCCTATCTGTTCATCTAAGTGCAGCTCGGTATGGCTGGG contains:
- the LOC130990698 gene encoding uncharacterized protein LOC130990698, which gives rise to MRPRLLQPPLPSLLLPPSNSTAAKPSAAAVGFRRCQNLLVREGKEMDSVLYTYRSCVKALPQNILYEIIAGLRNVSADAPSSSAAPRSISSTKSVGELLSDIAPVCNVNLSPFN